Proteins from one Cryptomeria japonica chromosome 4, Sugi_1.0, whole genome shotgun sequence genomic window:
- the LOC131855752 gene encoding cysteine-rich and transmembrane domain-containing protein WIH2-like: protein MSYYNQQQAPAGAPPSQGYPPAGYAQAYPPPPQGYPPAGYPQEGYPPQGGPPPPPQTQSRGDGFWKGCCAALCCCCVLEECCF, encoded by the exons ATGAGTTATTACAATCAGCAACAGGCCCCTGCTGGAGCTCCTCCTTCACAAG GGTATCCTCCAGCTGGGTATGCACAGGCTTATCCTCCACCACCACAGGGTTATCCTCCAGCTGGGTATCCTCAGGAAGGTTACCCTCCCCAAGGAGGacccccacctccacctcaaaCACAATCCAGAGGCGATGGCTTTTGGAAGGGATG TTGTGCCGCCCTCTGCTGCTGTTGTGTGTTGGAAGAATGTTGCTTTTGA
- the LOC131054742 gene encoding cysteine-rich and transmembrane domain-containing protein WIH2 — MSYYNQQQTPVGAPPTQGYPPAGYPQAYPPPPQGYPPAGYPQEGYPPAGYPQQGYPVQGGPAPETQSRGDGFWKGCCAALCCCCVLEECCI; from the exons ATGAGTTACTACAATCAGCAGCAAACTCCGGTTGGAGCTCCTCCTACACAAG GGTATCCTCCAGCTGGGTATCCACAGGCTTATCCTCCACCACCGCAGGGTTACCCTCCAGCTGGGTATCCACAGGAGGGCTATCCTCCAGCTGGGTATCCACAACAGGGCTACCCTGTTCAAGGAGGACCTGCACCTGAGACACAATCTAGAGGAGATGGCTTTTGGAAGGGATG CTGTGCTGCTCTGTGCTGCTGCTGCGTGTTGGAAGAATGCTGTATTTAA